From the genome of Papaver somniferum cultivar HN1 chromosome 2, ASM357369v1, whole genome shotgun sequence, one region includes:
- the LOC113351631 gene encoding C2 and GRAM domain-containing protein At1g03370-like, with amino-acid sequence MKLFVRVIEARNLRGIDFNGLSDAYVKLKVGKQKFKTKVVKKIVNPSSGEDFSFRVEDLKEKLRIYVLNKNKYFNDDFMGKLKISIWKIFDVENKFLETTWYSLQPKNKKSKNKDYGEIRVAISLSLNNSSFEESPSGSPNDALNTDKYPVIHHLFHYGHL; translated from the exons ATGAAGCTATTTGTGCGTGTAATAGAAGCTCGGAATTTAAGAGGAATAGATTTTAATGGATTAAGTGATGCATATGTAAAATTAAAAGTTGGAAAACAGAAATTCAAGACTAAGGTTGtaaagaaaatcgtaaatcctTCATCGGGTGAAGATTTTAGTTTCCGAGTGGAAGATTTAAAAGAAAAGCTTCGGATTTATGTTTTGAATAAGAATAAATACTTCAATGATGATTTCATGGGGAAACTTAAAATTTCAATTTGGAAGATTTTTGATGTAGAGAATAAGTTTCTTGAAACCACTTGGTATTCTCTTCAACCTAAGAACAAGAAATCTAAGAACAAAGATTATG GTGAAATCCGTGTGGCGATTTCATTATCCTTAAATAACTCTAGTTTTGAGGAATCACCGTCTGGTAGTCCTAACGATGCACTTAATACCGACAAATATCCGGTGATTCATCATCTGTTTCATTATGGTCATCTGTAA